The Akkermansia sp. N21116 genome includes a region encoding these proteins:
- the recR gene encoding recombination mediator RecR encodes MNALDYPPAVLELVLHLKSLPSIGTRGAERMALWMLQNHREEAASLAKSILETMDAVQHCPECGFFTQGEGLCPACEDPMRDHKLFCVVEQATDILPIERSSAFQGVYHCLGGKLSPLDDVGPEDLNIESLISRVEREGDCEIILATGSDVEGEATATYLTGILKAKGCRVSRLAQGLPAGSGLVHADALTLMKALQGRTEC; translated from the coding sequence ATGAATGCTCTGGATTACCCGCCGGCCGTCCTGGAACTTGTCCTGCATCTCAAATCCCTGCCCAGCATAGGAACCAGGGGGGCGGAACGCATGGCCCTCTGGATGCTTCAGAACCACAGGGAAGAAGCTGCCTCGCTGGCTAAAAGCATTCTTGAAACCATGGATGCCGTCCAACACTGTCCCGAATGCGGATTCTTTACCCAAGGCGAGGGACTCTGCCCTGCCTGCGAGGATCCGATGCGGGATCATAAACTTTTTTGCGTCGTCGAACAGGCAACGGACATCCTGCCAATCGAACGCAGCAGCGCTTTTCAGGGAGTTTACCACTGTCTGGGAGGCAAACTTTCCCCTCTGGACGATGTCGGCCCGGAAGATTTAAATATCGAATCCCTGATCTCCCGGGTTGAACGGGAAGGAGACTGCGAGATTATCCTCGCAACCGGTTCCGATGTCGAAGGAGAAGCTACGGCAACTTACCTCACCGGTATCCTGAAAGCCAAAGGTTGCCGTGTCTCGCGCCTGGCCCAGGGATTGCCCGCAGGCTCCGGTCTCGTCCATGCGGATGCCCTGACGCTGATGAAAGCCCTTCAAGGGCGGACGGAGTGCTGA